A genomic region of Mesobacillus jeotgali contains the following coding sequences:
- a CDS encoding M20/M25/M40 family metallo-hydrolase, with the protein MLDCRDEVLFYTKQLVNIGSIVNTNGENEIAQALYTMISSFPYFIENPSHVIKPQTQNDVLERYNVMAFVKGTKGNSNRTVILMGHLDTVGIDDFTQLADLAFNPDELLEELKKEKLPPLVKEHAESGDWMFGRGTLDMKSGVASNLYLLKYFSEHPEELDGNIVFLTECDEEDSSYGILSGVKDLNAWKEEHGFEYIGLINSDFVSPRFGGDKNRYIYKGTVGKLLPSFFITGAETHVGSAFEGLDPNLIAAELTRQIDYNPELCNEAFGETTMPPVSLKQMDLKPNYTVQTALAAYVYYNFFIHSWTPKDVLEKLKEQAHIAFEKALNLYEERYQQFCKISGEPGRKVQWKPRVMTYEEMEAELIQAHGSEYTAHMVEFKDDLLLDASLDLRMYAARVVEEAWKWMPDQSPAIIIFYSSLYSPRIEVTGETEDERNLIEALDSAVKTVQPGYDEPIVVRSFFPYISDMSFVALSDDDEALDFASRNNPSWGTKFFVDYQEIRELNVPVINIGPYGLDAHKRYERMEIDYSVKIVPNLTYEVILNVLAK; encoded by the coding sequence ATGCTTGATTGCAGGGATGAGGTTTTATTTTATACAAAGCAGCTTGTGAACATCGGGAGCATTGTCAACACAAATGGAGAGAACGAGATTGCCCAGGCACTTTATACGATGATCTCATCGTTTCCTTATTTTATAGAGAATCCGTCACACGTCATCAAACCGCAAACCCAGAATGATGTACTCGAACGCTACAATGTCATGGCTTTTGTAAAAGGCACAAAAGGAAACAGCAACCGTACTGTCATTTTGATGGGACATCTTGACACAGTAGGAATTGATGATTTTACCCAACTAGCTGATCTCGCGTTCAATCCGGATGAACTTCTTGAGGAGCTAAAAAAGGAGAAACTGCCTCCTCTTGTAAAGGAACATGCTGAATCAGGTGACTGGATGTTTGGCCGCGGTACGCTCGATATGAAGAGCGGTGTCGCTTCCAATCTTTATCTGCTGAAATACTTTTCTGAACATCCAGAGGAGCTCGATGGCAATATTGTTTTTTTAACGGAGTGTGATGAAGAGGACAGTTCGTATGGAATCCTCTCTGGAGTCAAAGACCTGAACGCCTGGAAAGAAGAGCATGGGTTTGAATATATCGGACTGATTAATAGTGATTTTGTTTCGCCACGATTTGGCGGAGACAAGAACCGATATATTTATAAAGGCACTGTCGGGAAGCTTCTCCCATCCTTTTTTATCACCGGCGCGGAAACGCATGTCGGCTCCGCTTTCGAAGGCCTGGATCCGAACTTGATTGCTGCTGAATTGACCAGACAAATCGACTATAATCCTGAACTGTGTAATGAAGCATTCGGGGAGACGACGATGCCTCCAGTTTCCCTGAAGCAGATGGACCTGAAGCCAAACTATACTGTGCAAACAGCTCTGGCTGCTTATGTTTATTACAATTTCTTCATTCACTCCTGGACGCCAAAGGATGTTTTGGAAAAATTGAAGGAGCAAGCTCATATTGCTTTTGAAAAAGCATTGAATCTGTACGAGGAACGTTATCAACAATTTTGCAAAATAAGCGGTGAGCCTGGCAGGAAGGTTCAGTGGAAGCCAAGGGTAATGACTTATGAAGAGATGGAAGCCGAACTCATCCAGGCCCATGGCTCTGAATACACCGCTCACATGGTGGAATTCAAGGATGATCTCCTTCTCGATGCCAGCCTCGACCTGAGGATGTACGCAGCGAGGGTTGTTGAGGAAGCCTGGAAATGGATGCCCGACCAGAGTCCGGCAATCATTATCTTTTACTCTTCCCTCTACTCACCAAGGATTGAAGTGACTGGTGAAACTGAGGATGAGCGAAATCTGATTGAAGCTTTGGACAGCGCTGTCAAAACAGTACAGCCGGGATATGATGAGCCAATTGTTGTCCGCAGTTTCTTTCCTTATATATCTGACATGAGTTTTGTCGCTTTGAGTGATGATGATGAAGCATTGGACTTCGCATCCCGGAACAATCCAAGCTGGGGAACGAAATTTTTCGTGGACTACCAGGAAATCCGCGAGCTGAATGTGCCAGTTATTAATATCGGACCTTACGGGCTGGACGCCCATAAACGATATGAACGAATGGAAATCGACTACTCTGTTAAAATAGTCCCGAACCTGACTTACGAAGTCATCCTGAATGTTTTAGCCAAATAA
- a CDS encoding threonine/serine exporter family protein, with protein sequence MIYVEHLITSFIASAAFGIIFNAPRESLVKCGISGMVGWIVYFALDTNGFGTIFATLMASFLIAVVSQVFAKAYRTPIIIFSVAGIIPLVPGGLAYDAMRNFVENDYSTALSLAAKASMISGAIAVGLVFSEVINQVIRRSSLGPVK encoded by the coding sequence ATGATTTATGTAGAACACCTTATCACGAGTTTTATTGCGTCCGCTGCGTTCGGTATTATTTTCAACGCACCGAGAGAATCTTTGGTCAAATGCGGCATTTCCGGGATGGTAGGCTGGATCGTTTATTTTGCGCTGGATACCAACGGATTCGGAACGATTTTCGCCACGCTGATGGCTTCATTCCTAATTGCCGTTGTCAGCCAGGTATTTGCGAAAGCTTACCGGACGCCGATCATTATTTTTAGTGTCGCAGGGATAATTCCTCTAGTGCCAGGGGGACTGGCGTATGATGCAATGAGGAATTTCGTAGAAAATGATTACAGCACTGCCTTGTCTTTAGCAGCAAAAGCCTCAATGATTTCCGGTGCTATTGCCGTCGGTCTTGTGTTTTCTGAGGTGATCAATCAGGTGATCAGAAGGTCAAGCCTTGGTCCTGTAAAATAG
- a CDS encoding OsmC family protein has translation MPKEIFKATAALQEGVKVDVQARGFHITIDEPANLGGTNQGMNPVEMLLGALGACQSIVARVYSQKFGVELEDFRVELEGDLDTDGFMNKSDVRRGYSDIRYTYYIKSPSPEENIKALADFIAKTCPVDDTISNPVNVSRAEIVIEKPVIS, from the coding sequence ATGCCAAAAGAAATTTTCAAAGCCACTGCTGCATTGCAAGAAGGGGTGAAGGTTGATGTCCAGGCGAGGGGGTTCCATATCACGATTGACGAGCCTGCCAACTTAGGAGGGACCAACCAGGGAATGAATCCGGTGGAAATGCTTCTTGGTGCCTTAGGAGCTTGCCAATCCATCGTAGCACGGGTGTACAGCCAAAAATTCGGAGTGGAATTAGAGGATTTCCGGGTCGAACTTGAAGGAGACCTTGATACCGATGGGTTTATGAACAAGTCTGATGTACGCCGCGGCTATTCAGATATTCGATATACCTACTATATTAAATCACCTTCTCCAGAAGAAAACATCAAGGCTCTGGCAGATTTCATTGCTAAAACGTGCCCAGTGGATGATACAATCTCAAATCCGGTGAATGTCAGCAGAGCTGAAATTGTAATTGAAAAGCCAGTAATATCATAA
- a CDS encoding DUF421 domain-containing protein, which yields MDFTFIWQTAFLILSGILLLRIAGRKSISQMTLAQTVVMISLGTIIVQPIVQKSMWKAIAGAAIFVAAIVILEYLQLKFNFFEKFITGKSKIIIQNGQLNIKNLKKLRLTVDQMEMRLRNKGITKLEDVKYATIEPNGQLGYELKDEAKPLTVGEFKKILNDYLPAMIMSMEEKQDPAKKDIFQELKNSNKQHNPKYLQ from the coding sequence ATGGATTTCACTTTTATATGGCAAACGGCTTTTTTGATTTTATCAGGCATACTCTTATTGAGAATCGCAGGCAGGAAGTCTATATCGCAAATGACACTGGCACAAACAGTAGTCATGATCTCACTTGGGACAATCATAGTCCAGCCAATTGTGCAAAAGAGCATGTGGAAGGCGATTGCCGGAGCAGCGATCTTTGTAGCAGCAATTGTGATTCTGGAGTATTTGCAGCTCAAATTTAATTTCTTCGAAAAGTTCATCACTGGGAAGTCGAAAATCATCATCCAAAATGGGCAGCTTAATATCAAAAATTTGAAGAAGCTTCGGCTGACTGTTGACCAGATGGAAATGAGATTGAGAAATAAAGGGATTACAAAACTGGAAGATGTTAAATATGCAACAATCGAACCTAATGGTCAGTTGGGATATGAGCTGAAGGATGAAGCCAAGCCATTGACGGTCGGCGAATTCAAAAAAATATTGAATGATTATCTTCCGGCAATGATCATGAGCATGGAAGAAAAGCAGGATCCAGCAAAGAAGGACATTTTCCAGGAACTAAAAAATTCAAATAAACAGCATAATCCAAAATACCTTCAATAA
- a CDS encoding MFS transporter, with protein MVGNLFVFMSFQMLIPTLPPYIKSIGASGTEIGLVTALFSIGAVLSRPFIGFMLEYKTRKPLVLIGALMLLLITFLYPLSQIVVIFLAFRLLHGLAWGWSTTVNGTAAVDVVPNSRLGEGMGYFGLSITIGMIIAPSLGIFLYQITTFDNLVYISGVLGAIALLLLASVHYQTPDQVLKTKKEDLKFTYMGSLIEKAGWFPATLTLLISLGYGTIVTFIVIFGEERGIDQIFLFYLCNAILASLSRPIAGKWFDQKGPIGLVILTISITFIGMWVLSFAHSNLMIALAGVLFGIGFGSLIPTLQSWTLSKTPASRRGVANGMFFSSIDLGLGLSGLVFGVLAQFVEIGTLFQISSIFMVIALILTILEARRAKEILHSKEALS; from the coding sequence ATGGTTGGGAATCTATTTGTTTTTATGTCATTCCAGATGCTGATCCCGACTCTGCCGCCATATATAAAATCAATCGGTGCAAGCGGGACGGAAATTGGTCTTGTTACTGCACTATTTTCAATCGGAGCTGTTTTGAGCAGGCCGTTTATAGGTTTCATGCTTGAGTACAAAACAAGGAAGCCGCTCGTCCTGATTGGAGCGCTAATGCTATTGCTCATTACATTTCTCTACCCGCTGTCTCAAATTGTGGTCATATTCCTTGCTTTCCGATTACTGCACGGGCTTGCCTGGGGATGGTCAACGACTGTGAATGGGACAGCAGCAGTGGATGTTGTACCTAATTCTCGGCTTGGAGAAGGAATGGGCTATTTTGGCCTTTCTATAACAATAGGGATGATCATCGCTCCAAGTCTAGGAATCTTTTTATACCAGATCACTACTTTTGATAATCTCGTTTATATTTCAGGAGTGCTAGGTGCCATTGCCTTGCTGTTGCTTGCATCGGTACACTACCAGACTCCTGACCAAGTATTAAAGACGAAGAAGGAAGATTTGAAGTTCACCTACATGGGATCTCTTATTGAAAAAGCCGGCTGGTTTCCTGCAACGCTCACGCTCCTGATTAGTCTTGGTTATGGCACGATTGTCACATTCATTGTCATTTTCGGAGAGGAGCGCGGGATTGACCAAATTTTCTTATTTTACTTGTGCAATGCCATACTCGCTTCCTTATCTCGTCCGATTGCCGGAAAATGGTTTGACCAGAAAGGTCCAATTGGTCTTGTTATACTAACAATTTCAATTACATTCATTGGCATGTGGGTGTTGTCATTTGCCCATTCTAATCTGATGATCGCCCTTGCAGGTGTATTATTTGGAATAGGCTTTGGTTCTTTGATTCCAACATTGCAGTCATGGACTTTATCGAAAACTCCCGCAAGCCGACGTGGAGTTGCCAATGGGATGTTCTTTTCATCAATTGATCTTGGATTAGGCTTGAGCGGTCTGGTATTCGGTGTTCTTGCCCAATTTGTTGAAATCGGTACCCTGTTCCAAATCTCAAGTATATTTATGGTCATTGCGTTAATTCTGACCATTTTGGAAGCACGGCGTGCAAAAGAAATACTTCATTCAAAAGAAGCTCTCTCATAA
- a CDS encoding S8 family peptidase: MKKFSVFAVALMLFSFILAPSFSSPKASLLSVELDPKLESLLADPLSNEEVELIITYKDMPLLSDIKLLKLLGFEVNPFSELPMVAVKGKIGLVNELLLTATNIVSIYANDDLKYFLRDSRALIGAEAVWNDLGYTGKGVTVAVIDSGIDATHPDLQYGEKVIQNVKFVVGDLFGNQPLYLENQLNTDTTSGHGTHVAGTIAGNGTSSDGLYKGVAPDAKLVGLGVGEAINILWSLEAFDYAIKNQEKYGIDIISNSWGSTGEYSPDHPINVASKKAHDAGMTVVFAAGNEGPDDNTLNPYSAAPWVISVAAGTKDKQLADFSSRGVVGDEYLHPDITAPGVDIVATRSSTGIVMNLLGTVTDVSYIDEVHLPYYTTSSGTSMAAPHISGVVALMKEANPSLNPDLALDLMVQTADPMPGYQLHEVGAGYVNAYEAVQAASSSK; this comes from the coding sequence ATGAAAAAGTTCAGCGTGTTTGCAGTTGCCCTAATGTTATTTAGTTTTATTTTAGCGCCTTCATTCTCCAGCCCAAAAGCATCCTTGCTTTCGGTTGAACTGGACCCAAAGCTTGAAAGCCTGCTGGCTGACCCCTTGAGCAATGAAGAAGTTGAGCTGATCATCACTTATAAAGACATGCCATTGCTTTCGGATATCAAGCTTTTAAAACTATTAGGTTTCGAGGTGAACCCTTTCAGTGAGCTTCCAATGGTGGCGGTTAAAGGCAAGATTGGCCTCGTCAATGAACTGCTCCTTACGGCAACCAATATTGTCTCGATTTACGCAAATGATGATCTGAAATATTTCCTTCGTGACAGCAGAGCGCTCATCGGCGCAGAAGCTGTTTGGAACGACCTGGGCTACACCGGTAAAGGAGTTACTGTTGCTGTAATTGACAGCGGCATTGATGCCACCCATCCTGATTTGCAGTATGGTGAAAAAGTCATCCAGAATGTGAAATTTGTTGTAGGAGACCTCTTCGGCAACCAGCCTCTTTACCTTGAGAACCAGCTGAACACTGATACCACTTCTGGTCATGGTACACATGTTGCCGGAACAATTGCCGGCAACGGGACCTCTAGCGATGGCCTATATAAAGGAGTTGCTCCAGACGCTAAATTAGTAGGGCTTGGCGTTGGCGAGGCTATCAATATTCTTTGGTCACTGGAAGCGTTTGATTATGCGATTAAAAATCAAGAAAAGTACGGAATCGACATCATCAGCAACAGCTGGGGGTCAACAGGGGAGTATTCTCCTGACCACCCAATCAATGTGGCTTCCAAAAAAGCGCATGACGCAGGCATGACCGTTGTGTTTGCAGCAGGAAATGAAGGTCCTGATGATAACACGCTAAACCCATACTCAGCGGCCCCCTGGGTCATAAGTGTAGCGGCCGGAACCAAGGATAAACAACTTGCCGACTTCTCATCACGCGGTGTTGTAGGAGACGAATACCTGCACCCCGATATTACAGCTCCAGGCGTCGATATCGTGGCAACCCGTTCTTCCACCGGCATTGTCATGAACCTATTAGGTACAGTCACTGATGTCTCTTATATCGATGAAGTTCACCTGCCCTACTATACAACATCAAGCGGCACAAGCATGGCTGCACCACATATCTCTGGAGTCGTTGCATTAATGAAGGAAGCGAACCCTTCCCTCAATCCGGATCTGGCACTCGATCTGATGGTCCAAACCGCCGATCCAATGCCTGGATACCAGCTCCATGAAGTGGGTGCAGGCTACGTCAACGCCTATGAAGCAGTCCAAGCAGCCTCATCCAGTAAGTAA
- a CDS encoding glutamine--tRNA ligase/YqeY domain fusion protein, translating into MEENSNFIKTIIKEDLESGKRDKVVTRFPPEPNGYLHIGHAKSIVINFGLADEFGGRTNLRFDDTNPLKEDQEYVDAIKEDVEWLGYEWEGLFYASDYFDEMYDRAVLLIKKGLAYVDDLSADEIREYRGTLSEPGKESPYRNRSVEENLELFEKMKNGEFANGEKVLRAKIDMSSPNINLRAPVIYRISHATHHNTGDKWCIYPMYAFAHPIEDALEGVTHSLCTTEFEDQRPLYDWVVRECEMEATPQQIEFGRLNLTNTVMSKRKLKQLVEEGYVDGWDDPRLPTISGLRRRGFTPEAIREFVKAAGVSKGYSTVDAQMLEHFVREDLKLKAPRTMGVLRPLKIVITNYPEGEVEWLDADINPENPEMGTRKIPFSREIYVEQDDFMENPPAKYFRLFPGNEVRLKHAYFIKCNDVIKDENGEVVELHCTYDVETKSGSGFTGRKVKGTLHWVDATHALPAEFRLYEPLILDDKDESEEEAENKSFLDQVNEKSLVIVNGFIEPNMQDAKPQDKFQFFRHGYFNVDPKHTTEDKKVFNRIVSLKSSFKL; encoded by the coding sequence TTGGAAGAAAACTCTAATTTTATAAAAACGATCATTAAGGAAGATTTGGAAAGCGGCAAGCGCGATAAAGTCGTGACTCGATTCCCTCCAGAACCAAACGGATACCTACATATCGGTCACGCAAAATCCATCGTCATCAACTTTGGGCTTGCTGATGAATTCGGCGGCAGGACAAATCTCCGTTTCGATGACACAAACCCACTGAAGGAAGACCAGGAATACGTCGATGCGATTAAGGAAGACGTTGAGTGGCTTGGTTACGAATGGGAAGGATTGTTTTACGCATCAGATTATTTTGATGAAATGTATGACCGTGCTGTCCTGTTGATTAAAAAGGGATTAGCGTATGTTGATGATTTATCAGCAGATGAAATCCGGGAATACCGCGGCACACTTTCCGAACCAGGCAAGGAAAGCCCGTACCGCAACCGTTCTGTTGAGGAGAATCTCGAGCTGTTTGAAAAGATGAAGAACGGCGAATTCGCAAATGGTGAAAAGGTATTGCGTGCGAAGATTGATATGTCATCACCTAATATCAACCTTCGTGCCCCAGTCATCTATCGAATTTCCCATGCAACACACCATAACACAGGCGATAAATGGTGCATCTACCCAATGTACGCTTTCGCCCATCCAATCGAGGATGCGCTTGAGGGTGTTACCCACAGCTTGTGCACAACCGAATTCGAAGACCAGCGTCCGCTTTACGACTGGGTTGTCCGTGAGTGTGAAATGGAAGCAACACCTCAGCAAATCGAATTTGGCCGCCTGAACCTGACAAATACGGTAATGAGCAAGCGCAAACTGAAGCAACTAGTCGAAGAAGGATATGTTGATGGCTGGGATGATCCTCGCCTGCCGACAATTTCCGGCTTGAGAAGACGCGGTTTTACACCAGAAGCGATTCGTGAGTTTGTTAAAGCGGCTGGAGTTTCCAAAGGATACTCTACAGTAGACGCACAAATGCTCGAGCACTTTGTACGTGAAGACCTTAAGCTGAAGGCTCCTCGTACGATGGGAGTGCTTCGTCCATTGAAAATCGTCATCACGAACTATCCGGAAGGCGAAGTGGAATGGCTCGATGCAGACATCAACCCTGAGAATCCAGAGATGGGAACACGAAAAATCCCATTTTCCCGCGAGATTTATGTTGAGCAGGATGATTTCATGGAAAATCCTCCAGCAAAGTACTTCCGCCTCTTCCCTGGCAATGAAGTCCGTTTGAAGCACGCTTACTTCATTAAGTGCAATGACGTCATCAAGGATGAAAATGGCGAAGTCGTTGAGCTTCACTGCACTTATGATGTAGAAACAAAAAGCGGATCTGGCTTCACTGGCCGAAAGGTAAAAGGAACTCTTCACTGGGTAGATGCTACACATGCACTTCCAGCAGAATTCCGCCTGTATGAGCCGTTGATTCTTGATGATAAAGATGAAAGCGAAGAGGAAGCAGAGAACAAATCATTCTTGGATCAGGTCAATGAAAAATCCCTGGTAATCGTGAACGGCTTCATCGAGCCAAACATGCAGGACGCCAAGCCGCAAGACAAATTCCAGTTCTTCCGCCACGGCTACTTCAACGTCGATCCAAAGCATACAACAGAAGACAAGAAAGTCTTTAACCGCATCGTATCGTTGAAGAGTTCGTTTAAGCTTTAA
- a CDS encoding GNAT family N-acetyltransferase → MEIRRLNGEDAESYRSLRHEALLKNPEAFSSSYEDEMNYEVADYRQRLDNKHTYTFGAFDTNQLVGVVTLVPEGKVKLKHRANIFAMYVTPSQRGRGLGRELVKKAIQQAAELNSVEQIHLTVTSTNEPAKKLYVSLGFEPYGVEKNALQIDGTYYNEDLMVLFL, encoded by the coding sequence ATGGAAATTCGACGATTAAATGGCGAGGATGCTGAGAGTTATAGAAGCCTTCGCCACGAAGCCTTACTTAAGAACCCTGAGGCATTCAGCTCGAGTTATGAGGATGAAATGAATTATGAAGTAGCAGATTACAGACAGAGGCTAGATAATAAACACACATATACATTTGGCGCGTTTGACACAAACCAACTGGTCGGGGTCGTGACACTTGTTCCAGAAGGGAAAGTAAAGCTGAAGCACCGAGCGAATATCTTTGCTATGTATGTGACACCCTCACAACGTGGTCGGGGTCTTGGACGGGAACTTGTAAAAAAAGCCATTCAACAAGCGGCAGAATTAAACAGCGTGGAACAGATCCACCTCACAGTGACCTCAACCAATGAGCCGGCAAAAAAACTATATGTTTCTCTAGGTTTCGAACCATATGGAGTTGAAAAGAATGCTTTGCAGATTGACGGGACTTACTATAATGAAGATTTGATGGTGTTATTTTTATAA
- a CDS encoding alpha/beta fold hydrolase, with protein MDCKVRKGNIHYEVIGKGFPLLILHAMGTDHRSMKGWLEPVFNEIEGFQRVYIDLPAHGRSDIDNNVKSTDDLLGNLLDFIDDTFWEKEFSLIGASFGGYLAQGIIHKRRVQVKGICLLAPALHVKERNLPERIVLEKDEELLSNLEPDIRTAFETLFIHQNEATFEAFVKEIQPGRLLANRDFLASDWKAKRYYMTDKPFHDVETLPQSALFILGKMDYICGYKDHFFLLDKLPNSTLAVLDRAGHMLHVEKRELVQAIFGDWLTSSH; from the coding sequence ATGGATTGCAAAGTAAGAAAGGGCAATATTCATTATGAAGTCATTGGGAAAGGTTTTCCCTTGCTCATCCTTCATGCTATGGGTACGGACCACCGTTCGATGAAAGGCTGGCTTGAACCTGTTTTTAATGAAATTGAAGGTTTCCAAAGAGTATATATTGATTTGCCTGCCCATGGGCGGAGTGATATTGATAATAATGTGAAATCAACGGATGACTTACTTGGAAATCTATTGGACTTTATTGATGATACATTTTGGGAGAAAGAGTTTTCACTTATTGGCGCTTCCTTTGGCGGATATTTAGCACAAGGTATTATCCATAAGAGAAGAGTACAGGTAAAAGGGATTTGCCTTTTGGCTCCAGCACTGCATGTAAAAGAAAGGAATCTGCCAGAACGAATTGTTTTAGAGAAGGATGAAGAGCTGCTTTCAAATCTTGAGCCTGATATCCGAACCGCATTTGAAACTCTATTCATCCACCAAAATGAAGCAACATTCGAAGCCTTCGTGAAAGAAATCCAGCCCGGCAGGCTTTTGGCCAATCGTGATTTTCTCGCTTCGGATTGGAAGGCCAAACGATATTACATGACTGATAAACCATTTCACGATGTTGAAACCCTACCACAATCAGCGTTGTTCATCCTTGGCAAGATGGATTATATTTGCGGATATAAGGACCATTTCTTTTTGTTGGATAAGCTCCCGAATTCTACATTGGCTGTATTGGATCGTGCAGGCCATATGCTGCATGTTGAGAAGCGTGAACTTGTCCAGGCTATATTTGGGGATTGGCTGACAAGCAGCCATTAA
- a CDS encoding threonine/serine exporter family protein: MENQDQDQTIEVMRACLLAGKVMLQSGAETYRVEDTMSRMASAFGIDKTHSYVTPTGIIFSVEGVGPERTKLVRISDRTTDLRKVAMVNSVSRRISSGEVGLKEACKLLEEIEEGNLTYSFMIQILAAAIASGCFTIMFMGSWLDFLPSMAAGGIGFFLVVYFHRIVPVKFFAEFLSSFFIGMISFFFVKFGLGQELDKIIIGSVMPLVPGLLITNAVRDLMAGHLVSGLSKGAEALLTAFAIGSGIAAILSFL, translated from the coding sequence ATGGAAAATCAGGATCAGGATCAAACAATTGAAGTGATGCGTGCTTGCCTGCTGGCCGGGAAAGTCATGCTCCAAAGCGGTGCCGAAACATATCGTGTCGAGGACACGATGTCCCGGATGGCCTCTGCGTTCGGCATTGATAAAACTCATAGCTATGTGACACCAACCGGCATAATTTTTTCAGTAGAAGGTGTAGGTCCCGAACGGACGAAGCTGGTACGTATATCTGATCGGACAACCGATTTAAGGAAGGTGGCAATGGTCAACAGCGTTTCACGCAGAATCAGCAGCGGTGAGGTTGGATTGAAAGAAGCCTGCAAGCTTCTGGAAGAGATTGAGGAAGGGAATTTGACCTACTCGTTTATGATACAAATCCTTGCGGCCGCAATTGCCAGCGGCTGTTTTACAATCATGTTCATGGGAAGCTGGCTGGACTTCCTTCCTTCAATGGCTGCGGGCGGAATAGGTTTCTTCCTTGTCGTTTATTTTCACAGGATTGTCCCGGTAAAATTTTTCGCAGAATTCCTGTCTTCCTTTTTCATTGGGATGATTTCGTTTTTCTTTGTGAAATTCGGGCTAGGGCAGGAGCTTGATAAAATCATCATCGGCTCAGTAATGCCGCTTGTACCGGGATTGCTGATTACGAATGCGGTCAGGGATCTGATGGCTGGACATTTGGTCTCAGGACTGTCAAAAGGGGCAGAAGCATTGTTGACGGCTTTTGCGATTGGCTCAGGCATAGCGGCAATTTTATCTTTCTTGTAG
- a CDS encoding Gfo/Idh/MocA family protein: MIKVGVIGLGAIGQRLIRGFQEHPEMEIAAVCDSLEARAKETAAELGGIPAFTNHQEMLEKSELNLVYVAVPPKFHHAVASDVLAKGIHILCEKPLANSVEEAESLLKQAQDAGVVHAMNFPLNYSAGSKTFEKLMKENYVGKLRRVQLKMHFPQWPRPWQQNAWVASKEQGGYVLEVGVHFIQQLQKIFGSVEVKDVHIQFPEDAHASENAILAILKLADGTPVLIDGMSQIAGKEEIAFTAYGDEGTLSLLNWGQLVGGKLGEEILPLNTDESLTDSLVDNLVKAIKGNESTIIDFAAGYEAQVILEQLRKG; this comes from the coding sequence ATGATAAAAGTTGGAGTGATTGGCCTGGGTGCGATTGGCCAGCGTTTGATAAGAGGTTTTCAAGAACATCCGGAGATGGAAATTGCGGCTGTGTGCGACTCTTTGGAAGCAAGAGCGAAGGAAACGGCAGCCGAACTTGGCGGTATTCCGGCATTCACGAACCATCAAGAAATGCTTGAGAAATCGGAGTTGAATCTTGTTTATGTCGCTGTTCCCCCTAAGTTCCATCATGCGGTTGCATCTGATGTACTTGCGAAAGGCATACATATTTTATGTGAAAAACCGCTGGCTAACTCGGTTGAGGAGGCTGAAAGTCTATTAAAGCAGGCGCAGGATGCTGGTGTCGTCCATGCGATGAACTTTCCGCTGAACTACAGTGCTGGCAGCAAGACTTTTGAAAAATTAATGAAGGAGAACTATGTTGGCAAGCTGAGAAGAGTCCAATTGAAGATGCATTTCCCACAATGGCCGCGCCCATGGCAGCAGAATGCGTGGGTTGCGAGCAAGGAACAGGGTGGCTATGTCCTTGAGGTTGGTGTCCATTTCATACAGCAGCTGCAAAAGATTTTTGGGTCTGTAGAGGTGAAAGATGTCCACATTCAATTCCCTGAAGACGCGCACGCCAGCGAAAATGCGATCCTTGCAATCTTGAAGCTTGCTGATGGTACTCCTGTACTGATTGATGGCATGAGCCAGATTGCCGGCAAGGAGGAAATTGCCTTCACTGCTTATGGAGACGAGGGGACGTTATCGCTGCTGAACTGGGGACAACTAGTAGGCGGCAAGCTTGGGGAAGAAATCTTACCGCTCAACACAGATGAATCCCTGACAGATTCATTGGTTGATAATCTCGTAAAAGCGATCAAAGGAAATGAATCTACGATCATTGATTTTGCCGCCGGATACGAGGCGCAGGTTATATTGGAGCAACTCAGGAAAGGTTGA